The genomic interval GCCTCGATGAAAGCCGCTTTGAGACTGTCCAGCGCTATTTCTGCCATGCCACCTGTACCATGACACGTCCGGGCAGGCTTTCCAAGGCCGAGGGGAGATCGGCGGGCGCGATTTCCCGGCCGTCCAGCTCGGCGTGATGCACGAGATGCACGAGCCCCGGCTTTTCCAGCGCGCATTCGTGCAGCAGCGCGGCCACGTCCACGGCCTGCATGATCGCGCCACGGGCAAGCATCGGCTCCACCAGGTCTTCGGCCACGAAATTGAAGAGCTTAAGCGTGATTTCGCCCTCGCTGCCTTCAGCGGTACAGCCCTTGTCGCCCTTCCAGCCGATCTCGCCGCGGAAGTGGCAGAACGGGCTGGCCCGATTCAGGGTGATGCCCACCAAGCCGGGCATGCCGCCGCCCAGGCTGAGCGTCTGGCCTTCGTAAAGCTTGGGCGTGTCGATATCGTCCAGCGGGCTGTTGTCCAGGAATACGGAACGAATGCGCTGATCCACGTACTCCGGGTCCACGCCAAGATCGGTGCATATGCTTTGGCGCACGCTGCAGCCCAGCGTCAGGCGAATGCCCACCCCGCGACGGAAAAGCGCCCGCCACGGCCGATCGAAGTTTTGTCCGGCCCGGAGCGTCAGAAGCGGAAAATTGCTGTCGCGCATGAGTTCCCTCTCTTTCTGTGTGATACCGAGCTTTTGGTTAACCATACACTGCTCCACGGCCAAGGGAAAGACCTGCCGGAAGCCATGCCGGCAATGTAACGGTTATGTCATGAAAGACATAGTAATGAATTATGCCATCACAGACATAGCAATGGCACTTTTCTTTGACACGCATATTCTAGTGTGTCTATAAAACCAACATCGTGAATAGAAGCTCACTTGACGCTTCCAACAATACAAGGAGCGAAACAATGCCTAAGATCCTACGTATCAACACTCGCACCCGCGAGTATCGCCTGGAAGACATGGGTCCGTACCTGGGCCTTGGTGGACGCGCCCTTACGTCCCGCCTGGTGCTCAATGAAGTCCCGGCCACATGTCATCCGCTGTCCAAGGAAAACAAGCTGGTCATCGCCACGGGCATTCTGTCCGGCACCCGCGCGGCCAGCTCAGGCCGTATTTCGGTGGGCGCCAAGTCCCCGCTGACCCTGGGCATCAAGGAAGCCAATTCCGGCGGCCAGTTCTCCCAGAAGATGGCCAAGATGGACATTATCGGCATCGTGCTGGAGGACCAGCCCGAAGCTGACGCTCCCCTGGTCACAATCGCCATCACCAAGGACGGCATCGCCTTCCACGACGCCTCCCAGTTCACCTTCACCCGCACCTACGCCACGGCCGAAGCCCTGCAGAAGCAGTTCGGCGACAAGTCCGCGGCCATGCTCATCGGCCCTGCCGGCGAGACCTTGCGCCAGAGCGCTTCCATCCAGTTCACCGATACCAAGTACCGCCCGGCGCGCGCCGCCGGACGCGGCGGCATGGGCGCGGTCATGGGCTCCAAGCGGGTCAAGGCCATCGTTGTCGATGATACCGGCGCCGCGGGCGTAACCTATGCCGACGACGAAGCATTCAAGACGGCCTCCAAGCGCTGGGCCGAGATCCTGCGCGGCCACGCCGTCACCGGCCAGGGCCTGCCCGGCTACGGTACGGCCATCCTGGTCAACGTGATCAACGAGGCCGGCGCGCTGCCGACCAAGAACTTCCGCGACGGCCGCTTCCAGTGGGCCGCCGACGTATCCGGCGAGAAGATGACCGAGCTCATGGAGAAGCGCGGCGGCAAGGTCCGCGAGGGCTGCCACACCGGCTGCGCCATCCAGTGCTCGCAGACCTTCGTGGACGAGAAGGGCAAGTACCTGACCTCCGGCCTGGAGTACGAGACCGTCTGGGCTCTGGGACCCAACTCCATGATCAAGGAAATCGATGAGATCGCCAAGATGGACCACATCTGCGACGACATCGGCCTGGATACCATCGAAATGGGCAACACCGTTGCCGTGGCCATGGACGGCGGCCTGTTGCCCTGGGGCGACGCCAAGGCCGCCCAGGAGCTGCTCAACCGCGTGGCCGATCCCAAGGATCCGCTGGGCCGCATCGTCGGCAACGGCACGGCCTTCATGGCCGAGGCCTACGGCGTGACCCGCGTGCCCGTGGTCAAGCGCCAGGCCCTGCCCGCCTATGACCCGCGCGCGGTCAAGGGCGTGGGCGTAACCTACGCCACCACCCCGATGGGCGCGGACCACACCGCCGGCTACGCTGTCTGTCAGAACGTGCTCAAGTGCGGCGGCGACGTGAACCCCCACAACAAGGCCGGTCAGGTCGAGACCTCCAAGGCCCTGCAGATCGCCACGGCGGCCATCGACGCCTCGGGCCTGTGCCTGTTCGTGGCCTTCGCCGTGCTTGACACGCCCGACGGCATGCAGACCATCTGCGACATGATCACCGCTCGCACCGGCCAGAAGACCACGCCCGACGACGTGGCCGCCCTGGGCACGAGCATCCTGAAGGACGAGTACGAGTTCAACCGCCGCGCCGGCTTCAGCGCCGCCGACGACCAACTGCCCGACTTCTTCAAGGAGCCCCTGGCCCCGCACAACGTGAGCTGGGACTTCACCGTGGAAGAGTTGCAGGGCGCCAAGGCCTAAGCTCGACGCATCCGCCTCATCGCTCGAATCAAAGGCCCTTTCTCGCGAAAGGGCCTTTTTCTTAGCCCCTGCATAAGCGCATGCGGGCTTCAGTTTAACGGCGAATCAGGCTATATAAGGTCAAAAGGACATCTCCATGCATATCGAACTCAAATGCTTTGCCACCCTGTCCCGCTACACGCCCCCCGGCGCGGAAAGGTACGAGCTGCCCGACGGCGCTACCGTGGGTGAGATCATGACACGTTTAGGGCTGGCCCAAGAGGATGTGAAGCTCATCTTCGTCAACGGGGTCAAAGCCGAGTTGGACACACGCCTCAAGGATGGCGACCGTCTGGGGCTCTTCCCGGCCGTGGGCGGAGGCTAGCCGTGCAGGACATCGCCGGACGGGTGGCCGAGTGCGCCCGCGACGAACGGCTGCCAGCCGGCGGCACGGGCCGCGTGCTGCCCCTGGCGGCCGAGGCCTGGCTGGCCCAGGATCTGGGCATTTCGCGCCGCGAGGTGCAGATGGCCGCCCTGCTCCAGGGCATCATGCCCAGGCGCTACCTGCGCAACCAGGGCAACCTGAGCGTGGAGGGCCAACTTCGGCTGCTGGCCTCGCGCGCGGCCATGGTCGGGCTGGGCGGCCTGGGCGGCCATGTGCTGGAGATTCTGGCGCGCATGGGCGTGGGCTGCATCCGCGCCGCCGACGCCGATGTCTTCGAGGAGCACAACCTGAACCGCCAGCTCCTGTCCACCCAGGCCACGCTGGGCATGCCCAAGGCGGAAGCCGCCGTTCTGCGCGTGCACGACCTGAATCCGGCCGTGACCGTCGAGGCGCTGCAGGACTATTTGATCGAGGAAACCCTGCCCAAATTCCTGGACGGCGCGCAACTGGCCCTGGATTGTCTGGGCGGGCTGGCCAGCCGCCTGGCCTTGCAGCGCGCCGCGGCAATGGCGGGCATTCCGCTGATCACCGGGGCCATGGCCGGCCTTACCGGCTATGTGGCCGTGGTCCGGCCGGGGCAGCCAGGTCCGGCCGAGTTCCTGGGCCAGGGTTCATCCGCCGAGGACACTCTAGGCACACCGGCCCAGAGCGTGGCCGTAGTGGCTTCGCTCTTGGCCGCCGAGGCTGTCCGGCTGCTCACGGGCAAGCCTTCGCCGCTGGCGGGCGGAATGCTGCTGATTGATCTGGCGGAAATGCGCTTCGAAAGGGTCAGCCTGGGGTAGGAGCGAAGCTCAACAGCCCGAGTCCGCCAGACTAGCCGGCCTGGCGAAGAGATATCCCTGGCCCAGGCTGCAGCCCAGCGATGTCAGGCGGCTCACGTGCTTCGAGCTCTCCACGCCTTCGGCCACCACTTCCAGCCCCAGGCTGTTGCCCAAAGTGATGATGGTCTGCACCAGGCGCACGGCCGTGGGCGAGGACTGCTCCAGCGGCGCCACGAAGGCCTTGTCGATCTTAAGCACGTCGATGGGGAAGCGGCTCAGGTAGGACAGCGATGAATAGCCCGTGCCGAAATCGTCCACGCTGATCTTGATGCCCAGGTTCTTGAGCCGGCTCAGGATGCGCGAGACATTCTCCGGGTCCTGCATGAGCATGCTTTCGGTTATCTCCAGGCGCAGCCGCTCGGCCGGCATGCCCGTCTGGCGCAGGATGGACTTGACCCGCGAATAGATCTCCGGATCGCGGAACTGCTTGCCCGAAATATTCACGGACAGGCTCAGCTCGTGGCTATTCGGGGCGCACAATCGACCGAAGTCCAGGCAGGCGCGCTCCAGGGCCCAGTAGCCCATGGGCACGATGAGCCCGGTCTCCTCTGCCAGGGGAATGAACTCGTCGGGCGGCACGATGCCCTCGCCCTTGCGATTCCAGCGGATGAGCGCCTCGTAGCCGCGCTTTTCGCCGCTGACCAGCTCCACGATGGGCTGGTAGTGCATCACGAACTCCTGGTTGTCCAGGGCCGTGCGCAGGCTCGATTCCAGGAGCATGCGGCGCATGGCGTGGTCGTGCATGCGGCCGTCGAAGACCTGACAGTTCTCATTGGCCTCGACTTTGGCGCGCTGCATGGCCAGGCTCGCATCGCGCAGGTAATCCTCGGCCCGAGCGTACTCCGCTCGGCCGAAGACCACGCCCACGCTGGCCGAGGTGGTCACCTGGCGGCCCATGACCTGGAAGGGAGTGCGTAGCCGCTCCTGCACCCGGCGCACGAAGCTGCGCACGAAATCCTCCACCTGCGGGTGCTCCACGAGCACGCCGAAGTCGTCGCCGCCCAATCTGGCTACCACGCCGTTGTCGCCCAGGCTGTCCTGGAGCATGCGCGCGATGATGATGAGCATGGCGTCGCCGAACAGATGGCCCAGGCTGTCGTTGACCACCTTGAAACGATTCAGGTCAAGGAAGAGCACGGCGAAATCATAACGGTCGACATGCTTGCCACGGCGGATGGCGTCGCCGACGCGCGTGAGCAGCCGGCGGCGGTTGGACAGGCCCGTGAGGTGGTCGTGGTTGGCCTGGTACACGAGCTGCTGGCGTGTACGGTTCTGTTCGGTGACGTCCTGGTAGATGCCGAACACCGCCTCCTGCCGCTGGCCCACGTAGACGGGCGTGCCGATGATGGACACGTCGAGCGTGCGGCCGTCGGCCGTGCGCCGCTTGGACTCGGCGAAAACCAGTTGACCGTCCTGCGTCTGCCTGGAGATGCCCGTGGCCTCGTCCGTCAGCTCCGGAGGCACGATAAGCGAATTGATGCTCCGGCCTTGGGACTCCTCGCGGCCGAAGCCGAACAGCCGCTCGAAGGCGTTGTTCACGGCCATGACTCGATCCTGCGGGTCCACGAGCACAGTGGCCAGGGGGATTCTCTCAAAAAGCTGCTCGAAATAGGCTTTCTGCAGATCGCGCTGAAAGAGGGCATCCTTGAGTTCGGATACATCGCGCATGGACACGATGCTCAGACTGGTGCCCGGAATGAGGCTCGCCGTGACCATGACGTGACGCACCTCGCCCGCGGAATCCACCAGCCTCGTTTCATAGGCGCTGGGCGCCGACGACTTTTGGGCGAGGCGGGTGCGGTGATAGGACATAGTGCGTTCGAGGTCGTCGGGATGACAGAAGTCCATCCAGCTCATGCGGCCTTGCACCGATTCCCTTGGCAGGTGCACGAGCTTTTCGAACTCGGTGTTGATGTGCACGATGGTCATGTCTGCTGCGACGATCATGGCCGCAGTACCGGTGTTCTCGAGTATGGCGCGGAAACTGCCCTCGATGCTCGGCGCCGGTGACTCGTTTCCGGCTTGGCTGTCATCCACGGCCACGCTGGCTTCCACGCCCTGCTGCAGGATGAAACAGACCATGTCGGCCATCACATCCGCCAGTCGGCGCTGTTCGTCGCCAAGATCCGGTCCGTTGCGCCTGGCCGCGCAGAACAACCCGTGCACTTGGCCCTGGCAGATGAGCGGAGCGCACAGCAGCGGCCCCGAGGGTTCGGCTCCCATGAGCTTGGCAAGCATGCCATATTGGCGATCGTCAACGCTGACGGAGCGGCATCCAGGCGTAGAAAATTGGGTCAGCACGCTCTTGGCGGCCGACTCTGTCAGCGACCCGGACCGGTCGCCCTTGCCGGGATACGGGTAGGCGGCCTTGAGCGTTCCGGCCTCGTCCAACAGACAGACCGCGGACCAATCCGCATGCAGTGCCGCGGCCATGCGAGCCGGCATGCTTTCCAGGAATAAGGCGCACTCCACGCCCTTCCGCGGGTGAACTGGTAGAATTTCGTCCAGAATGCTCCAGACCTCGCAATGGTTCCGGCCGGAGGCCTCCATCGCTTGCTGATTGTTCGGCTTCACGTTGCTACGTGCCATGATGAATATCGGTGAAGAGGCAGAAGGTTTCGGCCAGCCCAATGGCCATCCACAGGCCATTATGGCCGTTGCCTCGATGTCGGTTCCGAGGTCGCATGCCAGTTACCCCAATCCGCAGCCGGAGAAAAGGGCTTTCTGGCCTTTAGCTCGACCAGCCAGGAGCCGCCCGGCCTCCAGCCGGAGTTGTCCGTCGAGCTTGCGGGGCAGGTCCTGCTCATGGTGCGAAACGATGACCAGGGCCACGCCAGCCGTGCGCAAGCCTTCCAGAAAGATGCGCACTTCCTCTCGCGAAGCAAGGTCCAGCCCGCTCAAAGGTTCGTCCAGGAGCAGGGCGAGCGGCCGATGAACCATGGCCCGCAGGATCATGAGCTTGCGACGCTGGCCGAAGGACATGCTCTCCAGGCGCCGGCCGGCAAGCTCCTGCAGGCCCGACCCGTTCAGCAGATCCTTGGCCGCAGCCTCCTCCTCTTCCTCGGGAGGAGCATACAGGCCCACGGAGCCGCGCAATCCGGAGATCACCGTCTCCAGTCCCGTGGCCTGTGGATCGTAACAGGCCTGCAGCTCTGCGGATACATAGCCCACCTCGCGTCGCACCTGCCATAGGTCGTGGGGCTCAGATTGCCCGTGGCGCAGCACCTCGCCTCCGGGCATGGGATACAGATCGCCGGCCAGCAGCTTGAGCAGCGTGGATTTGCCTGCGCCATTTGGCCCCACCAGACCCCACTGCTCTCCGGGTCGCAAAGCGAAGTTTGCCTTGCGCAGAACGAGCCGTCCCGCGAAGGACACCGA from Desulfocurvibacter africanus subsp. africanus DSM 2603 carries:
- a CDS encoding aldehyde ferredoxin oxidoreductase family protein — translated: MPKILRINTRTREYRLEDMGPYLGLGGRALTSRLVLNEVPATCHPLSKENKLVIATGILSGTRAASSGRISVGAKSPLTLGIKEANSGGQFSQKMAKMDIIGIVLEDQPEADAPLVTIAITKDGIAFHDASQFTFTRTYATAEALQKQFGDKSAAMLIGPAGETLRQSASIQFTDTKYRPARAAGRGGMGAVMGSKRVKAIVVDDTGAAGVTYADDEAFKTASKRWAEILRGHAVTGQGLPGYGTAILVNVINEAGALPTKNFRDGRFQWAADVSGEKMTELMEKRGGKVREGCHTGCAIQCSQTFVDEKGKYLTSGLEYETVWALGPNSMIKEIDEIAKMDHICDDIGLDTIEMGNTVAVAMDGGLLPWGDAKAAQELLNRVADPKDPLGRIVGNGTAFMAEAYGVTRVPVVKRQALPAYDPRAVKGVGVTYATTPMGADHTAGYAVCQNVLKCGGDVNPHNKAGQVETSKALQIATAAIDASGLCLFVAFAVLDTPDGMQTICDMITARTGQKTTPDDVAALGTSILKDEYEFNRRAGFSAADDQLPDFFKEPLAPHNVSWDFTVEELQGAKA
- a CDS encoding MoaD/ThiS family protein, yielding MHIELKCFATLSRYTPPGAERYELPDGATVGEIMTRLGLAQEDVKLIFVNGVKAELDTRLKDGDRLGLFPAVGGG
- a CDS encoding HesA/MoeB/ThiF family protein gives rise to the protein MQDIAGRVAECARDERLPAGGTGRVLPLAAEAWLAQDLGISRREVQMAALLQGIMPRRYLRNQGNLSVEGQLRLLASRAAMVGLGGLGGHVLEILARMGVGCIRAADADVFEEHNLNRQLLSTQATLGMPKAEAAVLRVHDLNPAVTVEALQDYLIEETLPKFLDGAQLALDCLGGLASRLALQRAAAMAGIPLITGAMAGLTGYVAVVRPGQPGPAEFLGQGSSAEDTLGTPAQSVAVVASLLAAEAVRLLTGKPSPLAGGMLLIDLAEMRFERVSLG
- a CDS encoding EAL domain-containing protein; translated protein: MARSNVKPNNQQAMEASGRNHCEVWSILDEILPVHPRKGVECALFLESMPARMAAALHADWSAVCLLDEAGTLKAAYPYPGKGDRSGSLTESAAKSVLTQFSTPGCRSVSVDDRQYGMLAKLMGAEPSGPLLCAPLICQGQVHGLFCAARRNGPDLGDEQRRLADVMADMVCFILQQGVEASVAVDDSQAGNESPAPSIEGSFRAILENTGTAAMIVAADMTIVHINTEFEKLVHLPRESVQGRMSWMDFCHPDDLERTMSYHRTRLAQKSSAPSAYETRLVDSAGEVRHVMVTASLIPGTSLSIVSMRDVSELKDALFQRDLQKAYFEQLFERIPLATVLVDPQDRVMAVNNAFERLFGFGREESQGRSINSLIVPPELTDEATGISRQTQDGQLVFAESKRRTADGRTLDVSIIGTPVYVGQRQEAVFGIYQDVTEQNRTRQQLVYQANHDHLTGLSNRRRLLTRVGDAIRRGKHVDRYDFAVLFLDLNRFKVVNDSLGHLFGDAMLIIIARMLQDSLGDNGVVARLGGDDFGVLVEHPQVEDFVRSFVRRVQERLRTPFQVMGRQVTTSASVGVVFGRAEYARAEDYLRDASLAMQRAKVEANENCQVFDGRMHDHAMRRMLLESSLRTALDNQEFVMHYQPIVELVSGEKRGYEALIRWNRKGEGIVPPDEFIPLAEETGLIVPMGYWALERACLDFGRLCAPNSHELSLSVNISGKQFRDPEIYSRVKSILRQTGMPAERLRLEITESMLMQDPENVSRILSRLKNLGIKISVDDFGTGYSSLSYLSRFPIDVLKIDKAFVAPLEQSSPTAVRLVQTIITLGNSLGLEVVAEGVESSKHVSRLTSLGCSLGQGYLFARPASLADSGC